A part of Desulfobacter sp. genomic DNA contains:
- a CDS encoding TetR/AcrR family transcriptional regulator, whose amino-acid sequence MSHAPLKKTGLKKEKILEAAGIAFSQKGFHQAKMDEIAEMAGVAKGTLYYNYSSKSKLFAATVTQGLNQIMETIESDLASDLPFPEHFRSIVATMIRLYVANGEITRISTNEISSGIDHKVLDEIRSVRKKFNDFIENQLEYGQKKGYLRPLSPHLSAMAVIGIIDTLCSHHLEHPDRDSLDSIIDTVFTILSGGLTQAR is encoded by the coding sequence ATGTCCCACGCGCCCTTAAAAAAAACCGGCCTGAAAAAAGAAAAAATACTTGAGGCAGCAGGCATTGCCTTTTCCCAAAAGGGGTTCCACCAGGCCAAAATGGACGAAATTGCAGAAATGGCCGGCGTGGCCAAGGGCACCCTTTACTATAATTATTCCAGCAAATCCAAGCTATTCGCCGCCACGGTCACCCAGGGCCTGAACCAGATCATGGAAACCATTGAATCGGATCTGGCGTCCGACCTGCCCTTTCCCGAACATTTCCGGAGTATCGTCGCCACCATGATCCGCCTCTATGTGGCCAACGGGGAGATCACCCGGATCTCCACCAATGAAATCTCATCGGGCATTGACCACAAGGTGCTGGATGAAATCAGGTCCGTCAGGAAAAAATTCAACGATTTCATTGAAAACCAGCTGGAATACGGACAGAAAAAAGGGTATCTGCGCCCCCTGTCCCCCCACCTCTCGGCCATGGCCGTCATCGGCATCATCGACACCCTGTGCAGCCACCACCTTGAGCACCCGGACCGGGACAGCCTGGACAGCATCATCGATACGGTATTCACCATCCTCTCCGGGGGACTGACCCAGGCCCGTTGA
- a CDS encoding sigma 54-interacting transcriptional regulator: MKTHELWNVDFLNQILDTMAEGLFTLDANGTITAWNKSMEKISGYTAEEAVGKTCSLIECSRCFGKKCPADIHKCGVVEHGKTEAKECFIRHKGGYDVPVIKNARLSKDREGHVLGIVETITDLTELQKLKQSAEDAQRKLKKVHKLGNIIGKSTAMQNVFDAIRAAASSRANILIQGDSGTGKELVAGAIHYNSENADNPMITVNCSALSETLLESELFGHVKGAFTGAHRDRKGRFEQADQGTIFLDEIGELTPYMQVKLLRVIQEREIERVGDSKKIKVDIRIIAATHKDLFQLTREGTFREDLFYRLKVFPIHVPPLKHRRDDIPLLVNHFIKKGNDREKKNISKVSSEAMKAIIEHPWPGNVRELENAIEHAFVLCETGRIELKDLPIEIREKGRSNSFPMTDTGALPGTRPPTYNKKITKEELIQLLEDCHWNKAEVGRRINKSRTAVWKYMKKWDIPLQKTS; encoded by the coding sequence ATGAAAACACACGAATTATGGAATGTGGATTTTCTCAACCAGATCCTTGATACAATGGCCGAGGGGCTGTTTACCCTGGATGCCAACGGAACCATCACCGCCTGGAACAAATCAATGGAAAAGATCAGCGGCTATACGGCAGAAGAAGCCGTCGGCAAGACCTGCAGCCTGATCGAATGCAGCCGGTGCTTTGGTAAAAAATGCCCGGCCGACATCCATAAATGCGGTGTGGTGGAGCATGGAAAAACTGAGGCAAAAGAATGCTTTATCCGCCACAAGGGCGGCTATGATGTTCCTGTGATTAAAAACGCAAGACTGTCCAAGGACCGTGAGGGACATGTTCTCGGCATTGTGGAAACCATTACGGATCTGACGGAATTGCAAAAACTGAAACAGAGTGCCGAAGATGCCCAGAGAAAACTTAAAAAGGTGCATAAACTCGGCAATATCATCGGCAAAAGCACGGCCATGCAGAATGTGTTTGATGCCATCCGTGCCGCGGCAAGCAGCCGGGCCAACATCCTTATTCAGGGAGACAGCGGCACCGGCAAAGAACTGGTGGCAGGGGCCATCCATTACAACAGCGAAAATGCCGACAACCCCATGATCACGGTAAATTGCTCCGCGCTGTCTGAGACCCTGCTTGAAAGTGAATTGTTCGGCCATGTGAAAGGCGCATTTACAGGGGCCCACCGTGACCGCAAGGGCCGGTTTGAACAGGCGGACCAGGGAACCATTTTTCTGGATGAAATCGGGGAATTGACCCCGTACATGCAGGTAAAGCTGCTGCGGGTCATCCAGGAAAGGGAAATTGAACGGGTGGGGGATTCAAAAAAAATCAAAGTCGATATCCGTATTATTGCCGCCACCCACAAGGACCTTTTTCAATTAACCCGGGAAGGCACCTTTCGTGAAGATTTATTTTACCGGCTCAAGGTTTTTCCCATTCATGTGCCCCCGCTGAAACACAGAAGAGATGATATCCCGCTGCTGGTGAACCACTTCATAAAAAAGGGGAATGACCGGGAGAAAAAAAACATATCAAAGGTCAGTTCAGAGGCCATGAAAGCCATCATCGAACACCCATGGCCCGGAAACGTCAGGGAACTTGAAAATGCCATAGAACATGCCTTTGTCCTGTGTGAGACCGGCCGGATCGAATTAAAGGATCTGCCCATAGAAATCCGGGAAAAAGGACGCTCAAACAGCTTTCCCATGACCGATACCGGCGCCTTGCCCGGTACCCGCCCCCCCACCTATAATAAAAAAATCACAAAAGAAGAACTGATTCAACTGCTCGAAGACTGCCACTGGAACAAGGCGGAAGTGGGCAGGCGGATCAACAAAAGCAGAACCGCCGTCTGGAAATATATGAAAAAATGGGATATTCCCCTGCAAAAAACGAGCTAA
- the arcC gene encoding carbamate kinase has product MTDSGNKKPILLVALGGNALIKKGQEGTAIQQFDNLKATVRQIARLSRDYRIIITHGNGPQVGNLLLQQECCTRVPQMPLEILVAQTQGQIGYMIESALEAELRAMGLDASLLVSLISYVVVDEDDPAFQAPTKPIGPVYTEKQVKGVSWPFRKTAKGYRRVTCSPKPVTIVEKREIKRLMEMDFIVICCGGGGIPVIREGRAFSGIEAVIDKDLVSMRLAREVDADLFIIATDVEGVAVNFKTPDQIFLRTLSIKAARAYLADGHFAEGTMKPKVEAAMQFAGLPGKRAVIAFLENIEGAAAGTAGTEFVA; this is encoded by the coding sequence ATGACGGATTCAGGGAATAAAAAACCGATTCTGCTGGTCGCCCTGGGCGGCAACGCCCTGATCAAAAAAGGCCAGGAGGGAACCGCGATTCAGCAGTTTGACAATTTGAAGGCAACCGTCAGGCAGATTGCCAGGCTCTCACGTGACTATCGTATCATCATCACCCACGGGAACGGCCCCCAGGTGGGTAATCTGCTGCTCCAGCAGGAATGCTGCACCAGGGTGCCCCAAATGCCCCTTGAAATTCTGGTGGCCCAGACCCAGGGGCAAATCGGCTACATGATTGAATCCGCCCTGGAAGCGGAACTCAGAGCAATGGGGCTGGACGCCAGCCTCCTGGTCAGCCTGATCAGCTATGTGGTTGTTGACGAGGATGACCCGGCATTTCAAGCGCCTACAAAGCCCATTGGACCGGTTTACACAGAAAAACAGGTGAAAGGGGTTTCCTGGCCCTTCCGGAAAACCGCCAAGGGCTACCGGCGGGTCACCTGTTCTCCCAAACCGGTCACCATTGTTGAAAAACGTGAAATCAAACGACTCATGGAAATGGATTTTATTGTGATCTGCTGCGGGGGCGGGGGGATTCCGGTGATCCGGGAAGGCCGGGCGTTCAGCGGCATTGAAGCCGTCATTGATAAGGATCTGGTCAGCATGCGTCTGGCCAGGGAAGTGGACGCAGACCTTTTCATCATTGCCACCGATGTCGAGGGGGTGGCCGTCAATTTTAAGACACCAGACCAGATATTTCTAAGAACGCTTTCCATTAAAGCGGCCAGGGCGTACTTGGCGGATGGCCATTTTGCCGAAGGGACAATGAAACCCAAGGTGGAAGCGGCCATGCAGTTTGCAGGCCTTCCGGGAAAAAGAGCCGTGATTGCCTTTTTGGAAAATATCGAAGGGGCGGCGGCCGGTACTGCAGGCACCGAATTTGTGGCCTGA
- a CDS encoding DUF4445 domain-containing protein translates to MARCKNHPEVETPYVCMKHNTGLCEKCLQCPDPNLYCKFRSGCPIYFLSRKGFDKKEAVRPPDKLKVAFQPNNVEVEVAAGTHLLDAAKLADIYVNASCNGNGSCGKCKLIVESGSVDSPDTAMLSPKEKEKGFVLACQATVTADAIVRIPEDTIEKKLRAAGMGDEARKKLTGLVKEVSPLVKKYTLTLDPPTLDDSTSDLERLKTALSKVGCDVNTMSTGIRVMRELTDAVRAADWHITVSVLRKKCSHEIVRVEPAGSALRSLGMAVDLGTTSIVVYLVDMEKGEVISGASGHNRQAACGDDVINRIVCAEKNGVRKLKKMAVSTINNLSQRALADLPETHANIENIVIAGNTTMVHLLLGIDARYIRREPYTPTVSEFPVLKAGEIGLKAAHYAGTYIMPGPAGYVGGDIVSGVLYTGMHNREALTLFIDVGTNGEIVLGSKEFLMTAACSAGPAFEGGGIRWGMRAEEGAIEAVSIDADTFDPVCQTVGDRPARGICGSGMIDLLSEMLKKGIIGQDGKFRIDREHARMTRINDEPAFILAFSDQADANEDIIFTESDIRSLILSKAAVYAGFTILMAQVGMDFSMVDQLIITGGFGQYLDIEKAVAIGLLPDIEREKFVYMGNSSIAGAFMALVSDQYRREAVALSNQMTYVDFSSNTGFMDEFVKAQFLPHTDANLFPSVRLRIPA, encoded by the coding sequence ATGGCAAGATGTAAGAACCATCCTGAAGTAGAGACCCCTTATGTCTGTATGAAACATAATACCGGATTGTGTGAAAAATGCCTGCAATGCCCGGATCCTAACCTTTACTGCAAATTCAGGTCAGGGTGCCCGATTTATTTCCTTTCCAGGAAAGGCTTTGATAAAAAGGAGGCGGTCCGGCCGCCGGATAAATTGAAAGTCGCTTTCCAGCCCAATAATGTGGAAGTGGAGGTGGCGGCCGGGACCCATTTGCTTGATGCCGCAAAACTTGCGGATATCTATGTCAATGCGTCCTGCAACGGCAACGGGTCCTGCGGCAAGTGCAAGCTCATTGTCGAGTCCGGATCCGTTGACAGCCCCGACACGGCAATGCTCAGTCCAAAGGAGAAGGAAAAGGGCTTTGTTCTGGCCTGCCAGGCAACGGTGACGGCGGATGCCATCGTCAGGATCCCCGAGGACACCATTGAAAAGAAACTCAGGGCTGCCGGCATGGGGGATGAGGCCAGGAAAAAGCTCACCGGCCTTGTAAAAGAGGTCTCCCCCCTGGTTAAGAAATATACCCTGACCCTTGATCCGCCGACGCTGGATGATTCCACAAGCGACCTGGAACGGCTGAAAACAGCCCTGTCCAAGGTGGGATGCGATGTGAACACCATGAGTACGGGGATCAGGGTCATGCGGGAACTGACGGATGCGGTAAGGGCGGCCGACTGGCATATCACCGTGTCCGTGCTCCGGAAAAAGTGTTCCCACGAAATCGTGAGGGTTGAGCCGGCCGGATCTGCCCTGCGGTCCCTGGGTATGGCTGTGGACCTGGGCACCACTTCCATTGTGGTCTACCTGGTGGACATGGAAAAAGGCGAGGTGATTTCAGGCGCCTCCGGCCATAACCGCCAGGCCGCCTGCGGGGATGATGTGATAAACCGGATTGTCTGCGCGGAAAAGAACGGGGTCAGAAAGCTGAAAAAGATGGCCGTCTCAACCATCAACAACCTGTCCCAGCGGGCCCTGGCGGACCTGCCTGAAACCCATGCCAATATTGAAAACATCGTCATTGCGGGGAATACCACCATGGTACACCTGCTGTTGGGCATCGACGCCCGGTATATCCGCAGGGAACCCTACACCCCCACTGTATCTGAATTCCCAGTGCTCAAGGCAGGGGAAATCGGCCTTAAAGCGGCCCATTATGCAGGGACCTATATCATGCCCGGCCCTGCGGGATATGTAGGGGGGGATATTGTCTCCGGGGTGCTGTACACGGGGATGCACAACCGGGAGGCCCTCACCCTTTTTATTGACGTGGGCACCAACGGGGAGATTGTTCTGGGCTCCAAAGAGTTTCTCATGACCGCTGCCTGCTCGGCAGGCCCGGCCTTTGAGGGCGGCGGGATACGGTGGGGCATGCGGGCCGAGGAGGGCGCCATCGAGGCGGTTTCCATTGATGCCGATACCTTTGATCCGGTTTGCCAAACCGTGGGGGACCGCCCTGCCAGGGGGATCTGTGGATCCGGCATGATTGACCTGCTCTCCGAGATGTTGAAAAAAGGGATCATCGGCCAGGACGGTAAGTTCAGAATCGACCGGGAGCATGCCCGCATGACCCGGATCAATGACGAGCCCGCCTTTATTCTGGCCTTTTCAGACCAGGCAGATGCAAATGAAGATATCATCTTCACCGAATCGGACATTAGAAGCCTGATCCTCAGCAAGGCCGCCGTATATGCCGGATTTACCATTTTGATGGCGCAGGTGGGCATGGATTTTTCCATGGTGGACCAGTTGATAATCACAGGCGGGTTCGGCCAGTACCTGGATATTGAAAAAGCCGTTGCCATCGGCCTTCTGCCTGACATTGAACGGGAAAAATTCGTCTATATGGGCAACTCTTCCATTGCCGGCGCATTCATGGCACTGGTGTCGGACCAATACCGCAGGGAGGCGGTTGCCCTGTCCAACCAGATGACCTATGTTGATTTTTCCAGCAATACGGGGTTCATGGACGAATTTGTCAAAGCGCAGTTTTTACCCCATACGGATGCAAATCTTTTCCCCAGTGTACGGTTGCGCATCCCCGCCTGA
- a CDS encoding GTPase yields the protein MVEKVIIMGAAGRDFHNFNVYFRDNKRYDVVAFTAAQIPNIENRRYPPALSGRLYPDGIPIYPETQILSLIKSHQVDLVSFSYSDISHIEVMHKASMVNAAGADFVVIAAPYTMLQSNKKVISVCAVRTGCGKSQASRQVYRILKKMNKRPVLVRHPMPYGDLGREPVQRYAAYGDLDRYQCTIEEREEFEPVIEMGAVIYAGIDYKKVLASAEKEAEVIIWDGGNNDTPFFKPDLSIVLFDPHRAGDECNYHPGETNMLMADIAVINKVDTASPEAILKLENSIGLHNPRAVILKADSLITADQPDRIKGKRVLVVEDGPTLTHGGMGFGAGTIAAQRFGAARIVDPAPWLSGSFKALFAAFPQMGPLLPAVGYGRPQIAEMERVINAVDCDLVILGTTCDLSRFISINKPAVRIRYEYKDHGTPTLEAELRKRISEGKDDGFRE from the coding sequence ATGGTTGAAAAGGTCATTATCATGGGAGCCGCCGGACGCGACTTTCATAATTTCAATGTCTATTTCAGGGACAATAAGCGGTATGATGTCGTCGCCTTTACCGCGGCCCAGATTCCAAATATCGAAAACCGGCGGTATCCCCCGGCGCTTTCAGGGCGGCTGTATCCAGATGGCATCCCCATTTATCCGGAAACGCAAATTCTCTCCCTGATTAAATCACATCAAGTGGACCTGGTTTCTTTTTCATACAGCGATATCAGCCATATAGAGGTGATGCATAAGGCTTCCATGGTAAATGCGGCTGGGGCGGATTTCGTCGTTATCGCTGCGCCTTACACCATGTTGCAGTCCAATAAAAAGGTGATCTCGGTTTGCGCCGTCAGGACCGGATGCGGCAAATCCCAGGCCAGCCGCCAGGTCTACCGGATTTTGAAAAAAATGAACAAGAGGCCTGTCCTGGTCCGCCATCCAATGCCCTACGGCGATCTCGGACGGGAACCGGTTCAGCGCTACGCGGCCTATGGGGATCTCGACAGGTACCAGTGCACCATTGAAGAACGGGAAGAATTCGAACCGGTCATTGAGATGGGGGCGGTTATTTATGCGGGAATTGATTACAAAAAGGTATTGGCTAGTGCTGAAAAGGAGGCTGAGGTCATTATCTGGGACGGGGGGAACAACGACACCCCGTTTTTTAAGCCGGATCTGAGTATCGTATTGTTTGATCCCCACCGCGCCGGAGATGAATGTAACTACCACCCCGGGGAAACCAATATGCTCATGGCCGATATCGCCGTGATCAATAAGGTGGATACGGCATCGCCCGAGGCGATTTTGAAACTGGAAAATTCAATTGGGTTGCACAATCCAAGGGCTGTGATCCTTAAGGCCGATTCCCTGATCACGGCAGATCAGCCCGACCGAATCAAAGGGAAACGGGTGCTGGTTGTGGAAGACGGCCCCACCCTCACCCATGGGGGAATGGGGTTCGGGGCCGGCACCATTGCGGCACAGCGGTTTGGGGCAGCCCGTATCGTTGATCCCGCCCCCTGGCTCTCCGGATCGTTTAAGGCGCTGTTTGCCGCTTTCCCGCAGATGGGCCCGCTGCTTCCCGCCGTGGGGTACGGGAGGCCGCAGATAGCGGAAATGGAAAGGGTGATCAACGCCGTGGACTGTGATCTGGTCATTTTGGGCACCACCTGCGATCTGAGCCGGTTCATATCGATTAACAAACCTGCCGTCCGCATCCGCTACGAATACAAGGACCACGGCACCCCGACCCTGGAGGCAGAGCTCCGGAAGCGTATCTCGGAGGGAAAAGATGACGGATTCAGGGAATAA
- a CDS encoding sulfurtransferase TusA family protein, with the protein MTDLNTIEADCQVDARGSACPGPLLEAKKGIGKVQVGQTLEILSNDAGTRNDIPAWSGKVGHEYLGFLESDGYDKHYITRKK; encoded by the coding sequence ATGACAGACCTGAATACCATTGAAGCCGATTGTCAGGTGGACGCACGCGGAAGCGCATGCCCCGGCCCCCTTCTTGAAGCCAAAAAAGGCATCGGCAAAGTCCAGGTGGGACAGACTTTGGAAATTCTTTCAAACGATGCCGGCACCAGAAACGATATCCCGGCATGGTCCGGGAAGGTCGGCCATGAATATCTGGGATTCCTTGAATCCGACGGATATGACAAACATTACATTACCCGGAAAAAATAA
- a CDS encoding MBL fold metallo-hydrolase produces the protein MKTHYIPEHRFPLVLTPRIRVLGNYFFNLVLITGAQKNALFETGVSGITDNVIAQLEKLDIAPDYLVVSHPHSDHITGLPGLMARFPGARVLAGRGASDFISHPKAGPALVKEDRSISLGLEKMGIRPGRPSLETVPDLAAAREIETETRLDLGGGTVLDLIPVKGHSPANLIARMEQDRALFCSDSLGFYFPGRALWPLFFTNARDYLATIDMIKAAAPAIICPAHQGPITGREAVNAPFQAEKEARTMISRIRKTRLPDEALIKELFGESYKDEFALYTETNIMNCTRLMIRRARE, from the coding sequence ATGAAAACCCATTATATCCCTGAACACAGATTTCCCCTGGTTCTGACACCGCGGATCCGGGTGCTTGGCAATTATTTTTTCAACCTGGTGCTGATCACGGGCGCCCAAAAAAACGCCCTGTTTGAAACCGGGGTTTCCGGAATCACGGACAATGTCATTGCCCAGCTGGAAAAACTGGATATAGCGCCGGATTACCTGGTGGTCAGCCACCCCCATTCAGATCATATCACAGGCCTGCCCGGACTGATGGCGCGTTTCCCCGGGGCCCGGGTCCTGGCCGGCCGGGGGGCATCTGATTTTATTTCCCACCCCAAAGCCGGACCGGCCCTGGTCAAGGAAGACAGGAGCATCTCACTGGGCCTGGAAAAAATGGGTATCCGTCCCGGGCGCCCCAGCCTGGAAACCGTTCCGGACCTGGCAGCGGCCCGGGAAATCGAAACCGAGACCCGGCTGGACCTTGGGGGCGGCACCGTTCTGGATCTGATCCCGGTCAAAGGGCATTCCCCGGCCAACCTCATCGCCCGGATGGAACAGGACCGTGCCCTGTTCTGCTCGGACTCCCTGGGATTTTATTTTCCCGGCAGGGCCCTGTGGCCCCTGTTTTTCACCAATGCCCGGGATTACCTTGCCACCATTGATATGATCAAGGCGGCAGCACCGGCCATCATCTGCCCGGCCCACCAGGGTCCGATCACCGGCAGGGAGGCTGTAAACGCACCATTCCAGGCAGAAAAAGAAGCCCGCACCATGATCTCCCGGATCAGAAAAACCCGGCTGCCGGACGAAGCGCTCATCAAAGAATTATTTGGGGAATCATACAAGGACGAATTCGCCCTATACACCGAAACCAATATCATGAACTGCACCCGGCTCATGATCAGGCGGGCCCGGGAGTAG
- a CDS encoding response regulator has translation MEGKPISRYDLPDYYLEKWQKTVDLMARILDVPAGLIMRVAPKEIEVLIASNTRDNPYEPNEKADLDTGLYCETVMKTRSQLYVKNALESERWKNNPDIALGMYFYLGVPLVWPDGTIFGTICVLDRKKRSISDDFQKLLWQFKGLVEADFQLILQERELNAYRIHLENLVERRTNTLKNEIAERKKVEEELKLSEKRLKEAQRLAHIGNWELDLEQNRLFWSDEIYHIFGINKEEFETNYEGFLSIVHPDDREMVDGAYLESITTHRPYKLIHRIIRKNDGEIRYVREQSEEITDDRGRPIRSIGIVQDITEQKKVEEQLQQAQKMEAIGLLTGGIAHDFNNILTTIIGNANIALMEEGINEAIQGNIEQIEIAGNKAAVLTRQLLTFSRKQVIQPEILDLNTVFYGMKKMLRRMIGEDIEILMNPAPDLWDVEIDQGQVEQVIMNLAVNARDAMPQGGQILVETANIDVDNVYWSGNNGIRGPHVMLSVTDTGIGMDQETQKHIFEPFYTTKKEGEGTGLGLSTVYGIAQQNRGVIRVESRPGQGAVFRVCLPAATAHRNKPPEQAKNARNLSDGGNETILLVEDDQALRDLAKRVLTLKGYDVLEAADGEEALKINREHGGRIDLLISDVVMPKMGGMQIADSLEKDHPRIKIVYMSGYTDNKIALEGLLSPGRNFLQKPFSPERLVRMVRGVLDN, from the coding sequence ATGGAGGGAAAACCAATCAGCAGATACGATTTACCCGATTATTACCTTGAAAAATGGCAGAAAACCGTCGATCTGATGGCAAGGATTCTGGATGTGCCCGCCGGATTGATCATGAGGGTTGCGCCCAAAGAAATTGAGGTGCTAATCGCCAGCAACACCCGGGACAACCCCTACGAGCCCAATGAAAAAGCAGATCTGGATACAGGGCTGTACTGCGAAACCGTCATGAAAACACGTTCCCAGCTCTATGTTAAAAATGCCCTGGAGAGTGAACGTTGGAAAAACAATCCCGATATCGCTCTGGGTATGTATTTTTACCTGGGCGTCCCCCTGGTTTGGCCGGACGGCACAATCTTCGGGACCATTTGTGTCCTTGACAGAAAAAAACGTTCCATCTCAGATGATTTCCAGAAATTATTATGGCAGTTCAAGGGGTTGGTTGAAGCAGATTTTCAACTGATCCTCCAGGAAAGAGAACTTAACGCGTACAGAATCCACCTTGAGAATCTTGTTGAAAGGCGAACCAATACACTTAAAAATGAAATAGCAGAACGCAAAAAGGTCGAGGAAGAACTCAAATTGAGCGAAAAACGGCTCAAAGAGGCCCAGCGGCTTGCCCACATCGGCAATTGGGAGCTTGACCTGGAACAGAACCGGCTCTTTTGGTCAGATGAAATCTACCATATTTTCGGTATCAACAAGGAGGAATTTGAAACCAATTATGAAGGATTTTTATCCATTGTCCACCCCGATGACCGGGAAATGGTGGATGGGGCCTATTTGGAATCCATAACCACACACCGGCCCTACAAGCTGATCCACCGCATCATTCGAAAAAATGACGGCGAGATTCGTTATGTGCGTGAACAGTCTGAAGAAATCACCGATGACCGCGGCCGGCCGATACGGTCCATCGGGATCGTTCAGGATATCACCGAACAGAAAAAGGTGGAGGAGCAATTGCAACAGGCCCAGAAAATGGAGGCCATCGGCCTGTTGACCGGCGGCATTGCCCATGATTTCAATAATATTCTCACCACCATCATCGGGAATGCCAACATCGCCTTAATGGAAGAAGGGATTAACGAGGCGATTCAAGGAAATATCGAACAGATCGAAATTGCGGGAAACAAAGCAGCGGTTCTCACCCGGCAGCTTCTTACTTTCAGCCGGAAACAGGTAATACAGCCTGAAATTCTCGATCTGAATACCGTATTTTACGGGATGAAAAAAATGCTCAGGCGGATGATTGGTGAGGATATTGAAATCCTGATGAATCCAGCCCCGGATCTCTGGGATGTGGAAATAGATCAGGGACAGGTGGAGCAGGTGATCATGAACCTTGCCGTCAATGCCAGGGATGCCATGCCCCAGGGCGGGCAGATTCTGGTGGAAACAGCCAATATCGATGTGGACAACGTATATTGGTCCGGCAATAATGGGATCCGGGGCCCCCATGTGATGCTCTCTGTCACCGATACCGGCATCGGCATGGACCAAGAGACCCAGAAACACATATTCGAGCCCTTTTATACCACCAAAAAGGAAGGGGAAGGGACCGGGCTCGGCTTATCCACCGTCTACGGAATTGCCCAACAGAACAGAGGCGTGATCCGGGTTGAAAGCCGCCCCGGGCAAGGCGCTGTTTTCAGGGTCTGTCTGCCGGCGGCGACGGCCCACCGGAACAAACCGCCGGAACAGGCTAAAAACGCCAGGAACCTTTCCGATGGGGGCAATGAAACGATTCTGCTCGTGGAAGATGACCAGGCGCTGAGGGACCTTGCCAAAAGGGTGTTGACGCTTAAAGGGTATGATGTCCTGGAGGCGGCAGACGGGGAAGAGGCATTAAAGATCAACCGGGAACACGGCGGGCGGATTGATTTGCTGATTTCCGATGTGGTGATGCCCAAAATGGGGGGGATGCAGATTGCGGATTCCCTGGAAAAGGATCACCCCAGGATAAAGATCGTTTATATGTCAGGATATACGGACAATAAAATTGCCCTTGAAGGCCTCCTGAGCCCGGGGCGCAATTTTCTTCAAAAACCCTTTTCACCGGAACGCCTCGTCCGGATGGTGCGCGGTGTCCTGGATAATTAG
- the trxA gene encoding thioredoxin codes for MNMNVFLASIKEGVVVADFGASWCSPCRTMEPIIEQVIRNCQGRATIMKIDIDSQKSLATDFMVQSIPTLILFKDGKEIKRMVGLKSRSVIEKWLNEAL; via the coding sequence ATGAACATGAATGTTTTCTTGGCAAGCATTAAAGAGGGGGTTGTCGTGGCTGATTTCGGTGCTTCCTGGTGCAGTCCATGCCGGACGATGGAGCCGATAATTGAACAGGTGATCCGGAATTGCCAGGGAAGAGCCACCATCATGAAAATTGATATTGATTCCCAAAAATCCCTTGCCACAGATTTCATGGTTCAAAGCATTCCCACCCTGATTCTGTTTAAAGACGGAAAAGAGATCAAGAGAATGGTCGGCCTTAAATCCCGGTCAGTGATTGAAAAGTGGTTGAATGAGGCCCTTTAA
- a CDS encoding HAD-IB family hydrolase: MAASALGCSAAFFDVDHTLIRGDTQALEFRRYPAGKRGSPRYIRELGRVAAGWAAFQAGRISLTRQNEIYLTTYRGRTAEALSRSGRVLYEETVSSRFIAGALGLLHYHRRRGDFIIFVSASTPHLLAPLAGALNPDYLFCTELEFDSRGRATGRSAGGICAEEKKAEIVRAFVSDKGIDPGVCHAYSDHHSDIPLLSCLGRPAAVNPTPELAAHARQMGWPVYRFR, translated from the coding sequence ATGGCGGCATCAGCCCTGGGATGCAGTGCGGCATTTTTTGACGTTGACCATACCTTGATCCGGGGGGATACCCAGGCGCTGGAGTTCCGCCGTTACCCGGCGGGAAAACGGGGATCACCCAGGTATATCCGGGAACTTGGCCGTGTGGCGGCCGGGTGGGCGGCATTCCAGGCGGGGCGGATTTCCCTGACCCGGCAGAACGAGATATATCTGACAACCTATCGGGGCCGGACCGCTGAGGCCCTGTCGCGGTCCGGCAGGGTCCTGTATGAGGAAACTGTCTCCTCAAGGTTTATTGCCGGTGCCCTGGGCCTGCTGCACTACCACCGCCGGCGGGGGGATTTCATCATATTTGTTTCCGCTTCCACGCCCCACCTTCTGGCACCCCTGGCAGGGGCCTTGAATCCAGATTACCTTTTCTGCACCGAACTTGAATTTGACAGCCGGGGCAGGGCCACGGGCCGAAGCGCGGGCGGCATCTGCGCCGAGGAAAAAAAGGCGGAAATCGTCCGGGCATTTGTCAGTGACAAGGGGATTGATCCGGGCGTCTGCCACGCCTATTCCGACCACCATTCGGACATCCCGCTTCTCTCCTGCCTGGGCCGTCCAGCCGCCGTAAATCCCACCCCTGAACTTGCGGCCCATGCCAGGCAAATGGGCTGGCCGGTCTATCGTTTCCGTTGA